TGCATTGACTGTTTGCTCTTGACAAGCGTTCGTGGCTGCAATACTATTAAACACTTGTTTTAGAACGAGGGTTTCGCTGGCCGGGGCCGCTGTTATCCGGGCAGAGTCAAGGAGCAGATCACAATGGTCACGAAGCGGGAAAAGGCAAATTATACGATCCAATCCGTTTCTCACGCCCTCGACATACTCGAGTCATTCACGAAGACCGAGGACGAACTGGGTGTGACCGAATTATCAAAGCGGCTGGGACTGCACAAGAACAATGTTTTCCGGCTGCTCGCTACGCTGGAGCACCGCGGCTACATCGATCAGAACAAGGCTACCGAAAACTACCGGCTCGGCCCTAAAACTCTCCAGATCGGCGCCATTTTCATCGAGCAGCGTGAATGCCGCCGCCAGGCGCGTCCCATCATAGAGAACCTCATGGCCCGGTCCGGCGAGACAGCGGTCGTTGCCGTGCTTCGCGGGATCAAGGTCATCTACATGGACAGTGTCGAGACGAACAGGACGGTCCGCGCCGTATCCCGCATTGGAGCGATGCTTCCCGCTCACTGCACCGCCATGGGCAAAGCCCAGCTAGCCGTCCTTCCCGTTGAGGAAATAGAGCGGCTCTACCCTGAAGCGTCCCTGCAGCCCATGACCGAAAAAAGCATCAAAACGAGGGAGGCTCTTCTGACGGAATTGCGGAAAACCGCAAACAAGGGATACGCCATCGAGAACGAGGAGTGCGATCTGGATGTAAGGAGCGCGGCAGTGCCAGTCAGGGACTTCTCGAAAAATGTCATCGCTGCGATCGGAATCGTAGCTCCGTCCGCCCGGCTGACCGATGAGCGGCTTGAAAATGGCGGTGTTCTCTCCTTCATCCAGGAGGCGGGCAAGGCCCTCTCGTCGAAACTCGGCTACATCGCCCCTTCGGGGAAAAAATGATCTGCCTGTCCGTTCCATGCGAGGGGTTCTATCCGCGGGGATGCATTATCACGGCCTCCGCAATCCTTTAGAATTCATCCTGTTATTGACACTTCCGCTCCAGCTGTGTTATTATCGCGACAATGACGATTGAACATAAATGGGAACATCTCAAGGAACTGCTCCGCGAGATGGGCTCCGCAGTCATTGCTTACTCCGGCGGCGTTGACAGCTCCCTGGTACTGAGGGCCGCCGTTGAGGTCATGGGTCCACGTGTCATAGCCGTCACCGCGGATTCCCAAACCTATCCTCCGGCCGAACTCGCTGAAGCAAGCGGGTTCGCCCGCTCCCTCGGCGTCGATCACCGCGTCATTCAAACCGACGAACTTGCCTGCGAGGAATTTGCGGCCAATCCTCCCGATCGCTGTTATTTCTGCAAGAAGGAGCTGTTCGGCAAGTTGAAGGATATTGCCGGGGGCGAGGGGATCCCCTTCATCCTGGATGGTTCGAATGCCGATGACCTGAAGGACTTCCGGCCGGGCAGCAGGGCCGCAGCGGAGTTCAGGGTCAGAAGCCCGTTGAGGGAAGCCGGGTTCACCAAGAATGACGTACGTGATTGCGCCAGGCTGCTGGCTCTGCCTCTCTGGGACAAGCCGTCCGCGGCCTGCCTGTCTTCCCGCATACCCTACGGTAGAAGGATAACACCGGACATTTTGAAGACCATCCTGTCGGCCGAAGACCACCTCCATGCACTCGGCATCGGCCAGGTGCGCGTCCGTCATCATGGCGATACGGCAAGGATAGAGATAGACCGGCGTGATTTCAGCCTGCTGCTCTCTGATGAGACGGCCCGGACCATAGTAAGCGGACTCAAGGCGCTCGGCTATACCTACGTCTGCATCGATCTCGAAGGGTATCGGACGGGCAGTATGAATGAGGGCATCCTCCGACACACAGAAGGCGGAGCGGGGAGCCGGGAAAAAATGATGCTCGATGCAGGATGCAGGAAACCATGAAAGGATGCCGTATCATCCCTCGTGGCTCATGGACCCTCATCACAAAGGAGTAGTGCATGAAGGTGCTTGTCGTAGGCGGCGGGGGAAGGGAGCATGCGCTGGTCTGGAAGATTGCGCAGAGCCCGAGAGTGAAGCGTATCTTTGCGGCGCCGGGGAACGCCGGCATTGCAAACCTCGCGGAATGCGTCCCGATTAAAGCTGAAGATATCAAGGGGCTGCTGGAATTCGCGCGATCCAGGGCCGTTGATCTGACACTGGTCGGGCCTGAAGGGCCGCTCTCCATGGGAATCGTGGACGAGTTCACGAAGGCCGGTCTCAGCATCTTCGGACCCAGCGGCAAGGCGGCGATCATCGAGGGAAGCAAGCGGTTCTCCAAGGACCTGATGAAGAAGTACGATATCCCGACGGCGGACTATGCGGTTTTCACCGATCAAGCCCGGGCAGAAGCCTACGTGCGGGATAAGGGGGCGCCCATCGTGGTCAAGGCCGACGGCTTGGCCGCGGGCAAGGGTGTCGTCGTGGCCGAGTCCGTTGAAGATGCAGTGAACGCCCTGGACCTCATCATGGCGCAGAAGGCCTACGGTGCGGCCGGAGAACGGGTCGTGGTCGAAGAGTGCCTCAAGGGTGAAGAAGCATCGTTCATGGCTTTTTCCGACGGCAAGACCGTCGTGCCGATGGCGTCATCGCAGGACCATAAGCGGGTGTTCGATGCGGACAAGGGGCCGAACACGGGCGGTATGGGGGCCTACTCTCCGGCCCCGATCGTGACGGCGAAACTGGAACGCCAGGTCATGGAGACGATCATGATTCCAACGGTGCGGGCCATGGAGAAGGAAGACCGGCTGTTCCAGGGAGTGTTGTACGCCGGGCTCATGATACACAACGGGGAGGCTAGGGTGCTGGAGTTCAACGCACGCTTCGGCGATCCGGAGACACAGCCCATCATGGCCCGTCTCGACACGGACCTCATCGACATCATCGAGGCCATTCTGGCCGGCAGACTCGCTAAGACCGATATCCGGTGGAAGCCGGATTCCGCGGTGTGCGTTGTCATGGCATCGGGGGGCTATCCCGGGAACTATGAGAAGGGCGTCGAGATTACCGGGCTGGAGCGGGCGGCGGAGCGCAGCAATGCCATGGTCTTTCATTCGGGGACGTCGGTCAGGAATGGAAAGATCGTAACCGACGGCGGAAGGGTGCTCGGCGTGACCGGGCTCGGCCCTACGGTGGCCGCGGCCATCGACAGCGCCTATGCGGCTGTTCACGATATCTCTTTTCAGGGGGCGCACTACCGGAGGGACATCGGCGCACGGGCGCTCGAGACGGGTACGTAACGAAACGACGCACGAAAAGTTCACATTTCTAATATTGCAGAGGAGTTCATCATGGGAAAACCACTGGTTGGAATACTGATGGGGAGCGATTCGGACCTCCCGATCATGCAGGAGGCGGCAGCGATGCTGCAGGAGTTCGGCATCGATTATGAGATGACGATAGCCTCAGCCCACCGTACGCCGAAGAAAGTGCTGGAATATGCCCAGAGCGCCGAGAAGCGCGGACTGAAGGTCCTGATCGCCGGAGCGGGCTGGGCCGCCCATCTGGCCGGCGTCGTTGCCTCTCATACCACGCTGCCGGTGATCGGCGTGCCGATCGATTCTTCACCGCTCAAGGGGCTCGATGCACTTCTTGCGACTGCCCAAATGCCCGGCGGTGTGCCGGTCGCAACGATGTCACTGGGCAAAGGCGGCGCGAAAAACGCAGGCGTATTTGCAGCACAGATCATCGGCGTTGGCGATGTGAAGGTCGCGAACCGGATAAAGGTCTTCAAAGTGGAGATGGAACGGGACGTGGAGGACAAGGCAAGGCGGCTCCAGGCGATTTCGACGGTTTCGACGGCCCAGAAGGAGGCGGCTCCCATTGAGGCTGCAGGCGCCGGTCCGGCAAAGAAGAAATCCCGCCGCCGGCGCTGGAAGAAAAAGCCGGCAGGCTCCGCGCCACAAGGGCCGGCATCGTGAAGACCGAGCTTGAATGCCTGCCCTGCTTCTTCGGGCAGGTCCGGCGCACGCTCACCCATGCAGGAGTGAACGGCGAGCGAGGACGGGAGATAGCCCGCAGGGCCGAAGCGATCATTAACAAGGCTTCGCTCGATGAGGTTCCCGCTCGCACGACCACCATTATCCACAGACTTCTGCGCCGGGAAACCGGGATCGACCCCTACCAGCGGCTGAAGGATGAGTACAACCGGATCGCCCTCGAAATACTGCCGGGTGTAGAGGCCCGCGCCCTGGCCGTGTCGGACCGGCTGGAAGGAGCGGTCCGTGCGGCGATCGCGGGAAATGTCATTGATTTCGGAATCTACGACAGCATCGATCTCGAACGGGCGATCGATGACTCATTCTCACTTCCCTTGTCGCATGCGGACTATGCTGCGTTCGCCCAGGCGCTCGAGGGATCTCGGAACATTCTCTATCTCTGCGACAACGCCGGCGAGATCGTCTTCGACCGCATCCTGATCCAAGCCCTGCGGGAGCAGGGCCGGTCCGTGACGGCCGTTGTGAAGGGATCCCCGGTGATCAACGATGCCACGCTTGAGGATGCCGCTGCTGTCGGGCTGTCCGAATTCGCGGAGGTCATTGACAACGGCAACGACGGGATCGGAACGCTGCTGGAATGTTGCTCCCCGCGCTTCCTGGCCGCGTATTTTTCGGCGGATCTCATCGTCAGTAAGGGACAGGCCAACTACGAGACTCTCGCGAAGGAGGACAACGACCGCATATTTTTCCTGTTCAAGGTCAAGTGCCCTGTCGTGGCCGGGGCGCTTAAGCGGAACAACGGAGACATCGTTCTGATGAGGAACGGGTGAGACATCGGAACACGGATCGCATCCGGTTGATTGTGTGCAGGAGAGCCCGGGATGGCCGCTGATATCATCAAGATTGATCCCGCCCATCCGGAATTTGCATTTGTCCGCTGCAGGGATGTGATCTCGCGGGGAGGGGTTGTCATCTATCCCACGGATACCTTTTATGGTCTGGGAGTCGACCCCGCCAATGCCGAGGCTGTCAAGAGGCTCTTTTCCATCAAGGGGAGATCCGTGGACCAGCCAATCCTCCTTTTGATCAGGGACGGCATTGAGGTAGGGAACTGGGTCGCTGAATTGAACGCCGAAGGCCGGCGACTGATGGCGGCCTACTGGCCGGGGCCACTCACGCTCGTGTTCACCGCAGGGAGCCGGGTGCTCCCCCTGCTGACAGGGGGGAGCGGCACCATCGGGATCAGGGTGCCGGGCAGTGAACTGACGAGGCAGCTGCTTTCGTTCATCGGCACCGCGCTTACCGGAACGAGCGCAAATCGCTCCGGCCAGGAAAGCCCCACTACGGCGGAACAAGCGGCCTCGTCCCTGGGCTCGCAGGTGGATCTGATCCTCGACGCCGGAGCAGCGCCCGGGGGCCTACCCTCCACCATCGCCGATGTGAGCACGGGCCGTGTGTGCGTTATTCGCGAGGGGGCTGTGAGGCTTTCACCGTAAATCGGACCGCGCCGCTTTCCGGGACTGCAGCCTTCCGGTCGCGAGTTGGACGATCCCATTTCATACGACAGCAATCGATGGTTCCCCGAAGCCGCGGCGAACTTCGGCTCTGAAAAGGACGGACGATGAAAAAAGTTTTTGTGCTGGACACCAATGTGTTGCTCCATGACCCGCGGGCGATCTTTGCGTTCGAGGACAATGATGTCGTGATCCCGATCGTGGTGATCGAGGAACTGGACAAGTTCAAAAAGGGGATCGATGAAATCGGCAGGAACGCCCGCCAGGTGTCGCGAATCCTTGATGAATACCGTCAGAAGGGAAAGCTCTCCCAAGGGGTGACGCTTGAGGGCGGCGGGAACCTCCGCGTTGAGTTGAACCACCAATCTCCGGAATATCTCCCGCACGAGTTGATCGCGGCCAAGGCAGACAACCGCATCCTCGCGACGGCCTTGAACCTGAAGCATGATGATCTTCCCGTGGTCCTCGTGACCAAGGACACGAACCTGAGGATCAAGGCAGATGCCGTGGGCATCCATGCCGAGGACTTCGAGTCCGAGACGATCATGATCGATGAGCTCTATTCCGGAGAACTGGAGCTTGCCGTCGAGCCCTCCGCGATCGAGGAGTTCTACGCTAATGGGGAACTGCCGGCAGCCGATCCCCGGCCTTACGCAAACCAGTTCGTGCTCCTCAAGAACAAGGCCAATGCATCGCAGACCGCTCTTGCCCGGTACAGCCAGCAGAAGTTCTCCTTTGTGCCGATCGCCAACGTGAAGCACGGGGTCTGGGGCATCACCGCCCGGAACAAACAGCAGCAATTTGCTCTCGATCTGCTGTTGAATGATGACATCCGCCTCGTGACGCTGGTGGGCAAAGCCGGCACCGGCAAGACTCTTCTGGCGCTGGCGGCGGGACTTGAGAAGACCATCGATTCCCGTTCATTCCTGCGCCTCGTCGTATCCCGCCCCGTATTCCCCATGGGGAAGGACATCGGCTTCCTGCCGGGCGATATCGAAGAGAAGCTCAAGCCCTGGATGCAGCCGATACGCGATAACCTCGACTTCCTCGTTGGTTCCTCGGCGCAGCCGGGCAGGGCGAAGGGGAAAAAGGACCTGCAGAGCCTTTTCGACCTCGGCATGATCGAGGTGGAGCCGCTCACGTATATCCGCGGTCGCAGCATGCCCAACCAGTATCTGATCGTCGACGAAGCTCAGAACCTGACGCCCCACGAGATCAAGACGATCATAACGCGGGCCGGCGAGGGCACAAAAGTCGTGCTCACGGGCGACCCCTACCAGATCGACAACCCCTACATTGACTCTTCAAGCAACGGCCTTTCCTATGTTGTTGAACGGTTCAAATCTGAGTCGCTCGCGGGACACATCACCCTGGTCAAGGGTGAGCGATCGGATCTCGCCGAACTCGCAGCAACCTTGCTGTAAAGTCAAAAGTTGTTTCCATTCTTTTTTCCCTTACCGCCCTGTCTGCAGGGCGGCTTTCTGGCGGCACCGGCGGTCCCCAGCAGGAACGGGCAACGAGTGACGCTCGCTGCGATGCCTGAAAAGCCTTGACACCGATTACGCTAGTATGTTAATTTTAAAAATCTTTTGTGCCAGGCGGGAGGCGCTGCATTGGAAAATCAAAAAGGGCTTGTGGAAATTGCCGCGGAGAAGGTATGGAAATTCCTTTCCTCAGTAAAGCTCGCTGTCATACTGCTCATTATTCTGGCCATCGTATCGGTCATCGGCACGGTCATCCAGCAGAATGAATCCCCCGAAAGGTATCTGCGCGAATACAGCCAGACCACCGTCACGCTGTTCGAGGCGATCGGCTTCTTCGATATGTATCACACGTGGTGGTTCGTGCTTCTTCTGTTCCTGCTTACGGCTAACCTGACGGTCTGCACGCTCGACCGGTTCCCTCCGACCTGGAGAATCATCAAAGCGCCTCTCAAACCGATTGAGGACGAGGGCTTGAAGGCCCTGCCGTTCAAGCAGGAGATCGTCTTCAAGGGGGATGCTGGATCGGCACTGGAGCGCGTGTCCCGTACGCTTGCCGCCCACCACTACCGGGTCAGCGAGTATCACGGAGCAGGGGCCATTCAGCTTATGACGCAAAAGGGCGCTTACAGCCGTCTCGGATACATCATCACCCATGTCAGCATCCTGCTCGTGTTCATCGGCGCCCTGATCGGGGCGTTTTTCGGGTTCAAGGCGTTCTTGAACCTGCCGGAGGGCGGCGCATCGAAAGTCGTATATCTCAGGAACGAGCCCATGTGGGACAAGATCGTGGACTCGCTGGGAGTTGCTAAAAGTCCTGTCATCCCGAGCGCGGAAGGAGGCCTGCCGGCAATGCCGCTGGGTTATTTCGTCCGCTGCGACAACTTCGACGTCGACTACTACATCAATGCCAAAGGAATGCCGACCGGCATGCCTTCCGAGTACCACAGCACGCTGAGCGTGTTCGACCAGAACGGGCAAAAAATACTCGACAAGCGGATCCGCGTGAACGATCCGCTGACCTTTCACGGCATTACCTTCTATCAGTCCAGCTACGGCATGATCCCCGACGGACGCGGCAAGATCGTCCTGAACGTCCGCCGCAAGGACAGTCCCCGGTCCGAAGGCGAAACGATCGCTCTGGATCCCGGTCAAGCGCAGTATGTGCCGTCGATCGACCGGACGATCAAAGCAGTCAGCTTCGCCCCCTACGGAATGCGCGACCCGGCAACCGGCCAAGTCCAATTCTTTCACACCGAGAACGACGAACTGATCAACCCGACGGTAGAAGTGGAGATACTGAAGGGCACGACGCTTGTCTCCAGGAGTTATCTGCTGAAGATCGACCCACTCCAGCCTTCCCTTCCCGAGGATTATGTGATCAGCTTCGTGGAGTACTGGGGCGCCCGTTACACGGGACTCCAGGTGACGAAGGACCCCGGCGTATGGATCGTTTATACGGGTTTTATCCTGCTCTGCATTGGTCCGCTCATCGCATTCTTCGGCTCCCATCGTAAGCTCTGGGTGAGGATCCAGGATCGGAAAGGGCAGGCGGTCGTCACGGTGGCCGGCTCGTCCAACCGCAACCGGATCGGATTCGAGCGGGAGTTCAGCCGGATCGTTGACAAGATCAGGTAGTAATTTCAGGGAGGAATCGATTGATGAATAGCTCCTTACTTTTTAATATCGCCACACTGGCTTACCTCGTTGCCATGGTCCTGTACATCAGCTTTCTGGCATTCAAGAAGGAAGCCATCGGAAAGACTGCATCCATTATCACCTATACCGGGTTCGCGATCCAGACCGCTGCATTGTTCACGCGGTGGTGGGAGTCTTACCAGATGGACATCGGCAGGGTGCCCTTGTCGAACCTGTTCGAATCACTCGTATTCTTCACGTGGAGCACGGTTCTCATCTACATCATCGTCGAGTTGAAGTACAAGACGAGGGTCTTTGGTGCCTTCGTTCTGCCCGTGGCGTTTCTAGCGCTGGCGTTTATCAATGTCTCCGGCATCAGCAGCGAGATCACGCCGCTCGTCCCTGCCCTCAAGAGCAACTGGCTGTTCTACCATGTACTCGTGAGCTTCCTCGGGTACGCCGCGTTCGGCATCGCCTTCGCCATCAGCATGCTCTATCTGCTCATGGACACCGAGGACCGCGGCACGTCCTTCAATATGGTCTCTGGCATCGTTGCGATCCTTGCCCTTGCAACGCTCGGCTATATCATGGCGGGTCATGGCATGAAAACCTCATTCTGGCTGGGCCTTGGAGTACTGGTACTGGCGTGGTTCATCTTCCTCATCGTCTCCGGTTCCCGCCACAAGGCGCAGGTCTTCCTTTTCTGGTCGTTCTGCGTGACGCTGGCGGTCGGCCTGCTGATAGCCATGGGCATCGATTTCGTTTATCTCATCCAGCTCAAGAATCTGGCCGCCGGGGAGTCTTTCAAGAAACACATGTTCGAAGCCACCTTCGTCAGTTCCTCGCTGCCGGTGGTGCTCGTCAGCTGGGCGGTCATCATCGCGATCTTCGTGATCGTCTGGTTGCGGGGAATGCGTCTGAAGTCCTTCCTGCATCAGTACATGCCGACGATGGACCAGCTGGACGATGTGACGTACAAAATGATCGCGATCGGCTGGCCGCTGCTGACCGCCGGCATCATCACCGGGGCGGTCTGGGCAAACAGCGCCTGGGGAACGTACTGGAGCTGGGACCCGAAAGAGACCTGGTCGCTCATCACCTGGTTCGTGTACGCCATCTATCTCCACGCACGGTATGTCCGAGGTTGGAAGGGCAGCCAGATGGCGGTTATCTCCGCGGTCGGTTTCCTCGCGGTTATCTTTACCTATCTGGGTGTCAATCTCGTTCTTTCCGGTCTTCATTCCTACGGTGGCATGAATTAAGGCATCCCTTCCCACATCGACAGCAAGGACGCCGGACATCGATCACGATGCCGGCGTTTCTTTTTTCACGGTCCTGGAATCCGCCGGTCCAACCAAGGCTCCGCTTGATCGATATGCTATACTTTAACCAAGACAGACAGTCCCTTTACGGTCCAGGTTTGAACCCGGGAGGTGCCCCATGAGAGAATTCAGATGTGCAAGTCTAGGGAACAAGTGTTCGTGGAGACATGTTGCAACGGAAGAGCTGCTCGCCGACATGGTCGCGCTCCATCTGCGGGATGTCCATGGCATACCAGCGGTGACTCCTGAACTGCTGGGGAGCATAAAAAAGGCCTATTCCCCGGCGGGGCCAGAGGCAGTTGCCGAGGCAACTGCTGCCGGGATGAAGGTGTATGACTGTGACCTTGGCCCCGGCTGCAGGTGGAAATATATCGCGATGACCGAAGAACTGATCGCTGACGGCACAGCGGTTCATGCGCGAGAAGTTCATGGAATCAGGGATTTTTCACCGGAGATGGCGGCCCGCGTAAAACGGTCTATCCGCACGTGGAGCGGGGAGGGGCTGCAGAAGAAGACAGCATGACATGCTGTGAGGGAGGGAAGACGGCAAACTGCCTTCCCTCTTATCGTTTCACGGTAACATCAACCCGTTTGTCGATGGAATAGATAGGATATATCTTAAAGTCCTTGACCCAGGGCTGAACGACGAAATAATCGGCCCGGTGCCACATGAAAACCCAGGGCGCGTTCCGGATGATGCGGTCCTCGGCCTTGCGGTAGAGCGCATACCGTTGGCGTTCGATCATAGTGTGCTGTGCAGCCTCGATCAGCCGGTCGAGTTCGGGGTCGTTGCACCGGGTACGGTTGCCTCCGGAGCCGACGCTTGCCGAATGGAACAGCGGGAAGAGAAAGTTCTCCGGATCCGGGTAGTCCGCCCACCACGAGAGCCAGAAGGCGTCAGGCTCTCCTTCGTTCACCGCGTGTTTGAAAGCGCTCCAGTCCAGTTGGGTGATCGTGGCGTTCAATCCCGCATTCCCGAGATAACGCTGGATGACTTCCACGATATCCAGCACCTCGGGATCTGCCGGGATGTAGATCCTGACGTCAGTTCCCTTCGCCCGCGCCTCCTCAATCAATTCTTTTGCCTTCCGCGGATCGTATTGATACCCGCCCGAGATCAGCGTCAGCCGGTCGTTCTTCCAGAGTCCGGGAGGGATCGGGCCTGAAGCGAGCACACCCCTTTTTTCAAAGAGGGTATTCAGGATATGCTGCCGGTCAATGGCCATGTTCACAGCCTGCCGTACGCGGATATCGTCAAAGGGGGGACGGGTGCAGTTCAGACCGAGATAGTAGCTGTTCAACCCTGGCTTGCCGTAGACGTGATCCCGCCATGCTGGATCGGTGGTGTAGCGCCTGTATTCGGAGGAAGGTATCTGGAGGATGTCGAGCCTGCCGGTTTCGAATTCCACGACGGCGGTGAGATCCTCGGGTATGACCCGGTACGAGATGCCGTTCAGCTTTGGACGTCCTTCGAAGTAGTCCTCCCTCGCAGAAAGGGTGATAGACTGGCCGTGTTTCCATTCGGTCAGCACGTAGGGTCCGCTGCCGACCGGATGAGTGCCGAAATCCTGTCCCAGCCGGTCAACTTCCTCCCGGGGTACGACATAGGCGGTCGTCATGGCCAGAAGCGACAGGAAGGGTCCGAAGGGCTGCCTGAGAGTGAGCGCCAGGGTGTGATCATTAACGACCCGGATTCCGGATATCTTCCGGGATCTGCCGGCGAGATAATCGTCGGCTCCCTCGATCTTGTCCAGGACCCAGGTAAGAGGCGCCTTTGATGCGGGCGTCAGGACCCGCTCGAAGGAGTAGCGGAAATCGTCCGCTGTCACCCGGCGGCCGTTGCTGAAGCGGACGTCCCGTCTCAAGCGGAACGTGTAGGTCCGCTGATCCGGAGAGAGCGACCAGGACCGGGCTATGTCAGGCACAATGTCGAGATTTTCGTTGAAGCGGACCAGTCCGTTGAAGAGCTTTGCGGCGATCGAGCCGCCCATGACATCGGTGATGAGTGCGGGATCAAGCGTGGTCGGATTGGTGTTCAGCCGGAGATAGAGGTAGCCGGGAAGCAGACTGTCGTCGGCTTTCCGGCATGCAGCGGGGAAAACCGAGATCAGGATGAACGCGATAAGGAACAGCAGTGCGCGTGTGAATGCCCCGTCATTTCCGGGACGCGTTGATAAGCGCCGTAAAAAGCTTTTTTGTGTACCGGTCATTGATCGTTTTTTCCGGATGCCACTGGACAGCGATCAGAAAGGTGTTCTTTCCGCGGGATTCCAGGGCTTCAAAGACACCGTCCGACGACACGGCGGCAAGCCTCAGCCCCCGTCCGGGGTTTTTGATGCTCTGGTGATGCGAACTTCTCACCTTGAGGGAGCAGTCGCCTTTTTGG
This genomic interval from Nitrospirota bacterium contains the following:
- a CDS encoding ABC transporter substrate-binding protein yields the protein MTGTQKSFLRRLSTRPGNDGAFTRALLFLIAFILISVFPAACRKADDSLLPGYLYLRLNTNPTTLDPALITDVMGGSIAAKLFNGLVRFNENLDIVPDIARSWSLSPDQRTYTFRLRRDVRFSNGRRVTADDFRYSFERVLTPASKAPLTWVLDKIEGADDYLAGRSRKISGIRVVNDHTLALTLRQPFGPFLSLLAMTTAYVVPREEVDRLGQDFGTHPVGSGPYVLTEWKHGQSITLSAREDYFEGRPKLNGISYRVIPEDLTAVVEFETGRLDILQIPSSEYRRYTTDPAWRDHVYGKPGLNSYYLGLNCTRPPFDDIRVRQAVNMAIDRQHILNTLFEKRGVLASGPIPPGLWKNDRLTLISGGYQYDPRKAKELIEEARAKGTDVRIYIPADPEVLDIVEVIQRYLGNAGLNATITQLDWSAFKHAVNEGEPDAFWLSWWADYPDPENFLFPLFHSASVGSGGNRTRCNDPELDRLIEAAQHTMIERQRYALYRKAEDRIIRNAPWVFMWHRADYFVVQPWVKDFKIYPIYSIDKRVDVTVKR